Proteins from a genomic interval of Toxoplasma gondii ME49 chromosome Ia, whole genome shotgun sequence:
- a CDS encoding tetratricopeptide repeat-containing protein (encoded by transcript TGME49_295730), with protein sequence MATDSQAPASRGSPSASQASSCPAAPAPQVAGMEDDDGLFDWNVTPEYLQHLQQKYKDENFPLFMDELPENLEGNPHLVALQQLAYEGETAKSVAEKLKKEGNSWLTIGARNEEEKAEQEEKQKREGKPHESPQKRKRFNARMALQCYSAGLEQQCGDKTLEAVLYSNRAQCHLILGELVACVNDCRSALRLDPSIVKAYYRAARASFLLELFRQSSAFAAAGLERDPNNTDMKQLRDEAQARWEEKEKAKEKQRLKEKEHKIPSVSKVLESRGITVASPVYSIAPVVSHCSGPYVQLDEAGRPRLFFTVILLLDEVMLTETIVDFDEDRSLGFYLCHMFPSSSSEEQRTADEPDFPSWDVEQKYSVDRMRAYYECGMPGDLLFDVPLDAPLALLLQIVKRIAGVPVFHILVSVPPGRRKNT encoded by the exons ATGGCAACAGACTCACAGGCCCCTGCCTCCAGAGggtctccgtctgcttcaCAGGCTTCAAGCTGCCCGGCGGCGCCCGCGCCTCAGGTTGCCGGGATGGAAGATGACGACGGCCTCTTTGACTGGAACGTGACCCCTGAGTATCTGCAGCACTTGCAGCAGAAATACAAAGACGAGAACTTTCCTCTGTTCATGGATGAACTCCCCGAAAATCTCGAGGGAAACCCTCACCTCGTCGCCCTCCAGCAGCTCGCCTacgaaggcgagacggcgaagagcgtcgccgagaaactgaagaaggagggaaacTCCTGGCTGACAATCGGCGCgcggaacgaggaagagaaagcggaacaggaagagaagcaaaagaggGAGGGAAAACCTCACGAGTcgccacagaaaagaaagagattCAACGCCAGGATGGCCCTCCAGTGCTACTCTGCC GGGCTGGAACAGCAATGTGGAGACAAGACGCTGGAAGCTGTTCTGTACTCCAACCGTGCTCAGTGCCACCTGATTCTGGGCGAACTTGTGGCATGCGTCAACGACTGTCGGTCTGCTCTTCGTCTGGATCCATCGATTGTGAAGGC CTACTACCGAGCTGCTCGGGCGTCGTTCCTGCTGGAATTGTTCCGGCAGAGTTCAGCGTTCGCGGCAGCTGGACTGGAAAGAGACCCCAACAACACAGACATGAAGCAGCTACGAGACGAGGCGCAGGCGCGctgggaagagaaggaaaaggcgaaggagaagcagcgcctCAAGGAAAAAGAGCACAAGATACCCTCGGTGTCGAAGGTGTTGGAGTCGCGCG GGATCACAGTCGCGTCGCCAGTCTACTCCATCGCTCCAGTGGTATCCCACTGCTCAGGGCCCTATGTGCAGCTCGATGAGGCAGGGAGGCCGCGTCTGTTCTTCACCGTCATTCTTCTCCTGGACGAAGTGATGTTGACCGAAACGATCGTCGACTTCGATGAAGATAGGAGCCTCGGCTTCTACCTGTGCCACATGTTCCCCTCATCCTCTtctgaagagcagagaacagCGGATGAGCCAGACTTCCCTTCCTGGGACGTAGAGCAGAAGTACAGTGTCGACCGCATGCGTGCGTACTACGAG TGTGGGATGCCAGGCGACCTCCTCTTTGACGTTCCCCTTGACGCGCCGCTGGCCCTTCTGCTTCAGATCGTGAAGCGCATCGCAGGCGTTCCGGTTTTCCACATCCTCGTAAGTGTCCCTCCCGGGCGGCGCAAAAACACATAG
- a CDS encoding sulfite oxidase, putative (encoded by transcript TGME49_295720): protein MTSVSSSPSPSLHPSRLFRRCMPRCVSSPPPFLPFLVPFYAPRFSVSVSHVVVRGGVRPFQSLVRTAPPSQTGWSSFPSLPAARANNKVHIYEVDKCAASRDKPKANGERPSPASHLTQKPTSSQAQRSNPLSCLASVFLSSRYPLPVSLSVAFCRLPCLQRRTLPSFPTDRGPNASAPSSFTTGCPARDFPLSSRASSFLFLTESYVCLDSFLGPPSFLKWGRHPSDTGGTPRASQEGKVLDMEPNDRRRQSAHKYRQDGVSFYVWPLAVVALFLVSPVCFSHRPSGASSSSPLTRSASRCFQEKTFLWPHLCRAEGALCKSFPPGPAPAVLASSEPTASQSPASPSSESSSSALPASPSSSPSLSTASAPSSFPLAGELREDLPFYTVSDVKEHGAVGEGKRLWVAYRHGVYDVTDFLEKHPGGRDRLLLAVGRDLDPFWRVYGQHNLASVHELLESMRIGNIAKLEEASDSPLGDAYGNEPVRHPALVVRSEKPFNAETPLALLTDDFFTPNDLFFVRNHLPVPQVDKEKYEVEIEIELPNGEKKRFASFTLSDLQTKFYPHHLPCTLQCAGNRREDFNRKSGKRVKGLEWCGGAIGNALWTGCLLADVLRHCGFGEEEARRLGIRHIHFEGHDCDPLTHTYYAASIPIHRALLGQTVGGGEPADPFCSTTSFGSRDVLLVYEMNGQDLPIDHGAPVRVLVPGTVGARSVKWLKKITLSPRECGSHWQQQDYKIMSPSDEPSNTDEWRSKPSIVDLPVQSAICLPTSESILPPGTEEVDLKGYAWCGGGRSVVRVDVSLDGGETWTEAELQRRPSGKENEEEAGTKMENQADGTHEEKAWSW, encoded by the exons ATGACTTCCGTCTCGTCTTCACCATCTCCATCTCTGCATCCGTCACGCCTTTTCCGTCGGTGCATGCCCCGATGCGTGTCTTCGCCGCCACCTTTCCTTCCGTTTCTTGTACCTTTTTACGCGCCGCGCTTTTCTGTATCTGTTTCGCATGTCGTTGTCAGAGGTGGCGTGAGACCGTTTCAGTCCCTTGTGAGAACGGCTCCTCCATCTCAGACAGGGTGGTCGTCCTTTCCCTCTTTGCCCGCGGCCAGAGCAAACAACAAAGTTCACATATATGAAGTGGACAAATGTGCGGCCTCAAGAGACAAACCCAAAGCGAATGGGGAACGGCCCTCTCCCGCGTCACACTTGACGCAGAAACCAACAAGCTCTCAAGCTCAAAGGTCAAATCCTCTATCATGTCTCGCAAGTGTCTTTTTGTCTAGCCGCTACCCTCTCCCAGTATCTCTGTCTGTTGCTTTCTGCCGTCTACCCTGTCTTCAAAGGCGCACCCTACCGTCGTTTCCTACAGACAGAGGACCGAACGCCTCAGCACCTTCTTCTTTTACCACGGGATGCCCTGCCCGTGattttcctttgtcttcgcGTGCAtcgtcctttcttttcctcacaGAGTCTTATGTCTGTTTGGATTCCTTTTTAGGGCCGCCCAGCTTTCTCAAATGGGGTAGACATCCGAGCGATACAGGTGGAACACCCAGAGCAAGCCAAGAGGGCAAGGTATTGGACATGGAACCTAACGACAGAAGACGACAAAGTGCCCATAAGTACCGTCAAGATGGCGTCTCCTTCTACGTGTGGCCCCTTGCTGTCGTTGCGCTTTTTCTTGTGTCTCCCGTCTGCTTTTCTCACCGCCCTTCTGGagcttcgtcgtcctctcctctcacTCGCTCCGCTTCCCGGTGTTTCCAAGAGAAAACGTTCTTGTGGCCGCACCTTTGCCGAGCAGAAGGCGCGCTTTGCAAGAGTTTCCCGCCTGGTCCTGCCCCTGctgtcctcgcttcttccgaACCGACGGCTTCGCagtctcccgcgtctccttcctctgaaTCTTCCTCATCTGCTCTACCAGCGTCTCCCTCAtcatctccttctctgtcgactGCCTCGGctccttcttcatttcctttAGCAGGCGAGCTGCGAGAGGACCTGCCATTTTACACAGTGTCGGACGTGAAAGAGCACGGGGCAGTGGGAGAGGGGAAGCGGCTGTGGGTCGCGTATCGACATGGAGTCTACGATGTGACCGATTTCCTGGAGAAACATCccggaggaagagaccgTCTCCTCCTAGCTGTAGGCAGGGACCTAGATCCGTTTTGGAGAGTTTATGGCCAGCACAACTTGGCGTCTGTTCACGAACTTCTAGAATCGATGAGAATTGGCAATATCGCAAAACTGGAAGAAGCATCTGACTCTCCCCTCGGAGACGCTTATGGAAACGAGCCCGTGCGGCACCCTGCTTTAGTTGTACGAAGTGAGAAGCCCTTCAATGCTGAGACGCCTCTTGCCCTTTTAACGGACGATTTCTTCACACCGAATGACCTGTTTTTTGTCAGAAACCACCTGCCGGTCCCACAG GTTGATAAGGAGAAATATGAGGTCGAGATTGAGATCGAGCTCCCaaatggagaaaagaaacgtttcgcttccttcacCCTTTCGGATTTGCAAACTAAATTTTACCCTCACCACCTCCCCTGTACACTCCAGTGTGCCGGGAACCGACGAGAGGATTTCAACAGAAAAAGCGGGAAACGGGTCAAAG gTCTTGAATGGTGCGGGGGTGCGATCGGCAATGCCCTGTGGACAG ggtgtctcctcgcggaTGTGCTGAGGCACTGTGGCTTtggcgaggaggaagcgagaaggctGGGCATTCGACATATCCACTTCGAAGGCCA CGACTGTGATCCTCTAACACACACTTACTATGCGGCTTCAATTCCGATTCACCGAGCTCTTTTAGGGCAAACAGTCGGTGGAGGGGAACCGGCAGACCCTTTTTGCTCGACTACGAGTTTCGGCAGTCGAGATGTTCTTCTCGTCTACGAAATGAATGGCCAAGACCTCCCGATTGACCACGGAGCTCCAGTCCGTGTGCTGGTTCCTGGGACTGTGGGCGCGCGATCGGTAAAGTGGCTAAAAAAGATAACACTCAGTCCACGAGAGTGCGGCTCACACTGGCAACAACAGGATTACAA AATCATGTCACCTTCGGACGAGCCTTCAAATACGGATGAATGGAGATCCAAGCCTTCTATTGTGGACCTTCCCGTCCAGTCGGCTATTTGTCTCCCAACTTCAGAATCAATTCTGCCTCCTGGCACAGAAGAAGTCGATCTAAA GGGCTATGCATGGTGTGGAGGAGGACGGAGTGTCGTGCGTGTAGATGTGTCTCTGGATGGCGGAGAGACCTGGACGGAAGCAGAACTTCAGCGTCGTCCCAGcgggaaggaaaacgaagaagaggcagggaCGAAGATGGAGAACCAGGCAGACGGAAcacacgaagaaaaggcgTGGTCATGGTAA